Genomic segment of Xiphias gladius isolate SHS-SW01 ecotype Sanya breed wild chromosome 16, ASM1685928v1, whole genome shotgun sequence:
AGGCAGGGATAAGTAGTCAATATCGGCAATTATGAATCTGAAAGAACTGCCATGATGTACGGAGTCCCACAAGCATCTGGTCTTGGGCCCCTCCTATTCAAACTTTAAGTACTTCTTCTTGGTCAAACTCTCCAAGGCTATAAGACTGCTTATCATTGCTATGCAAATGACACTCACATCTATCTAGCGCCCTCACCAACTGACTATGGTTCTATAGATCGCTATGTCTGCGCCTTGAGAATGTAAACAACTGGATGCAACGGAATTTCCTTAAATCAAACAAAGGTAAGACTTAAATCATTCTTTTCAGCAATAAGGAAGGAAAGCTGGTGCTTAGTGCATACCTTTATTCTAGTGCACTAAAAACTAACACCCACGTCAAAAAATCTTGGTTTAATCATTGATGAAGATTCTCCAATTTCAATGGCCACATCAAAGCTGTATCAAAATTTTTGCATCTTAAAAGCATAGctaaaaatgtgaaactttGTGTCCAAGCAAGACTTAGAAGAGATCATACACGCTTTTATTGCTTGTAAGATGGAAGACCAAGATTAGAGATTACATTTCTCAAATTCTTAGATCCTTGCAGTAACTTCCAGTTAAACTCAATTGATTTCAAGACCCTACCTGTTGTCTATAAGTCACTCAATGGTTTGGACACATTTCAAACCAAACATGGTGGAATGGCTTTCAGCCATTATGTTGCCCACTGCTGGAATCGGCTCTCCGTGGAACTAAGATATGTCTCAAATGTACCCATTTTTAAAACTGAGCTAAAggctgttctctctctcactgcttttaattaattgtttcttatggtacttttacttattttattaatttggcTTTAAAACTCTGTACTTCAAGTTATTTTATCTtataattttatctttttatttttcctattttttacctgtaaagcactttgaaagaCCTCTGTGAATGAtaaggtgctatataaataaacttgcttTGCGATGCCTCTCTCATTAACAAGTTGTTTCCGTTCACATGACTgttgctcactggatgttttttgtttttcacaccattctgagtaaactctagagactgttgtgtgtgaaaattcaAGGAGATCagtagtttcagaaatactcaaacaagCCTGTCTGACACCAaaaatcatgccacagtcaaagccACAAAGATCACATctttcccccattctgatgttttatgtgaacattaactgaagctcctgacttgTATCTTCATTATTTTATGCACTGCATTGCTCCCACgcgattggctgattggattaTTGCATGAATAAGGAGGTGCACAGgtgttccaaaaaaaatgcttggTAAGTATAGATCAATGGGGGAGAAGAGGATTATGTTGCAGgagtggtttttaaaaaaaagtttctaggTATGTttaattacctccgccaaggaggtaattttttcacctgtgtctgtttgttggtttgtttgtcagcaggattacgcaaaaactacaGAACCAATTAGAGCAGATCTGGATtgtttactatgaatttgaactttctcctctgaagtctggtgtatgttgtttgacattggccatGGCAGATGTCTGTGCTCTACTAAGCGCATTTCTGaaaattttctctcttttatttgtgATTCTACGCTGCTACAAATTTTCAAAGCCACATTTCCAGCCCACAAAGGATGAGTATATAATACTCAAGAGATTTTCAGTTGAGTATTACTCTAACTATAAATCACTGCAAGCGCTGCACAATACTATTGATCATTTTCCAAACTATACCATTTGTTTTAGGATCAATTGTGTTACAGGCAACCAATTGTTTCTTATTGtgctattttgaaaaaaagaaaaaaaagaaacttgcaTTAGTCAGTTATCCATCATAATGAATCAGTTTCAACATTTGCAGGAACTGTTTAAAACCCTTCGTGGTGCGTTCAAGGAAGCTCTGATATGGCAAACACAACCTATTATATTGCAATAAATCACCAAGGTAAGTCAAATCATCCTCATCATGATGTTCAAGTATACTAAGTTTAGATATCCTGAAAACTTAGCATTTAATTTAATGCTTTTCAACAACTGACTCTCAATTTTAGATGTCAGTGCTTATTTTAATACAGCATTATGATAGTGTGTGTAAAATGGTCCCTGCTTAGAACTGCATTGGCATGCAACAAGGTCATGAATCTTCACTGTTACATTTACCTACTTCAACCATGTGTCAAGTCTCTTGACCATTAAACTGGTCTTCTTACTGAACCATTGGCTCTCAGGAGGCAAAGGAATCAGAGGAGAAACTTGTGATGTATTTTGGAAAATTGTCAAGGCCAAAACAAGCAGCACAACCAATCTGGTTCTTTAATGTtccaaaacttttgttttgcctgGCTTAAAAATGGTCCTAACAACAGCACCTAATAATATGCTCTTACTTGTCTTGGGGATGACCTCACACTGGGTACAACTTTCCGGTCCAACAGGTTTATTGTAGTGAATATACTGCACCTTTGTACAGTAACGTTGTCCCTCCTCCAGCTCGTGGATGGACACTGAGGAGGCAGCATCTTTATACTTCTGCTCAAGAGTGGAAGACATTTGacagtaacattaacattgacacagacacatattatACAGATAGAGCCCAGTCTGACTAGTAATATTTacggaaaaaaaatctttgttattGTGCCTTGAAAACATTCAGCATTGGCTATTAGCAGGTTAAAACAAAGTACTGATAACACTGGAAAGACTGGAGGCAGTCTGAAACTCTAAAGGGTAGTTCTTTTTCCAAATAGCTCAGGGGAAATCAGAAACGTAGCCAAGAAATAGCAACATACTTGATACTGAACAATTTTTATCAACCTGCATCAGGTATGTAAAGCGTGCAATTTAGGGTCAAGTTGGGATGTCTCTGCTGTCTATTGccaactctctctctgtgactACTAATTTTTAACATCAGTGTGGCCAATTAGTTGATACAGCTGTAGACCttaatttgtatgtatttgtatttcacAGTTATAAAGTAGTAAGTGAGCAGTAGTAAGACTTATAAACCTGATGAATATTTAGGATTTATGAACCACTATCACTATTTTTTGCTCATTTGGTTGTCTAACAACAGGAACAAAAATCTATGTCAATGAGAACTAAAttgtaaatttttgttttatttttttgtgtaaacaaattagcaggaagaagaagagattaACCTTTTGTTTCAGTGTGGAAGTAAATCATTCAAATTACCTGTCAATGCTGGTGTGAAACATATTGTTTTCACACATAAACAGCATGTCCTAAATTAACCAGCTTAGTGAGAATGTAGTCTTCGTTCACCTACAGtaagaataaaacaagaagCAACAGCATTCTGTACTCTTGCTAAACTGATGAAGAGTCTCACCTGCTGTGACTCTCCTTCTTTGCCATAGTAAACCCTATGTTTTACATGGTCCTCATGTTCCACAGCCAAACCGTGATTCCTGCTCAGATATACAGTCAGGGAGCCAGGCCGTGCAGTCAGACTGACTTCAGGGGTACAGAGACTACCTgcgaaaaaagaaacaaaaacacagtgttgaCAAAATCAGGTGTCTCATTTATGAACCATGTCTACACACAGTTTTGTGCATAAACCATGCATTCACTCCTTGTTGAAAAAATGATACAATTTATCAGTTTCTTCATGTGCttgaaaatgtgcattcatTCAGAACCACTCCTGACCAGGCATGCCAACAAACTGCTAGTAGTAGATAGGTACAATAGTGGGCAAACCAATACATGAACCAACTCTGTCAACCATGTAATAATGGGTATAATTTAAACTAATGTTACTGTAGAAATgcaattctgtttttattttgaaaacaaggtAATCTTTTTTTCAAGAGTAAATGAAGCCATTAATGCCTCTTTCATCTTGTTACTCTAGTGATGAACCTCTGAGCACGTGTGGCTTCATATAAGAGATCCAGAGGATctgttaataacattaataacattCAATTGTTATCAATACACATTAATAATGAGCTGTGACATTTTGGTATCAGTAATTTAAATTGACAGGTATGCTGTATTTGCTGTTATGCTTAAACTGTTAAATAGTACAACAATTaataagcaaattaaaaataatttgtaatcTGTGAATTGCACTGAAGTGGTACTTTGCCCAATGTCTATTTTGTGTTGTGCAAATTATATATTTGACACTTAAAGTAAATGATTTCAAACACCTGTCCCCATTCTGTacctctatttatttttttattttttattatattaatagaTTATAAAATATTACTGAAGTGATCTCAGGTTCCCAGCTACGAGATGTTAGTGAAGCTTAAGTGGGACATTATTCAGTATCTTAGTGTACTAGTAGAGGCCACATCTTTTCACTTAAGCATTCACATTTGCATAGTAGGGAGATAATGAAGATTACTGCACACCACATCACTTGCAGTGTAACCTCATTTGATCGTAATCACCCAACTGTATGGCACCCACTGAGTTATGGAAATAGTGGAAACATTGTAGAACACATTGTGGAATATAATACTACCAGTAAAAATCCAGGAACATGTGTAAAATCAAAGTGATAGTTTGACCATATTTGGAATTCAGGGGTGTTTCTGTATGCAAATGAGCATGTTTGTACAGGAGCAGATGTACGTAGAACAGGTGAGATTTATCATTGTTCATTGTGCGAGGCAGTGCATGCACATGATTGATAATACCGCTTTTGTAGTTCATACAGACTATTCATACTCACACACTTAGAACTTGTTCTATACATGCTTTGATAAATGTGTCCCCAGGAACAATCTACACCATCAACAACCTTTCAGAcctaaaataaatcacaaatacCTACACCTTAACCTAGGAATCAATCAAGCGCAATGATTCTAATGAAGTTTGCTACGGGTTTGTTAAGCTTTTTACACTACACACCACATGGTTCACAACTTCGTTAGGATGGTTAGTACCTAGAATCACACTACATGATAGAAAAGCACACTATAACTTTGATTTGACTTTGTTGACAGATTTTCTTAAATTGTAGAATTCTGCACTAGTTTGCACAAGCTATGGAAGGCCAccataaacagagaaaatgttatCTGGTGGTTAGTCTGAAATCAGTAATGTCCTGACGGAATGTTAAACCAGAGCGTCTTGTGTGTGATATATTTAGTATATTACAAATGACAATACCCCAGCATCAAAACTTACATACATTCAGAGGTTCTCATACAAACCACAACAGAAGAATAGACCAATGCAGAGACTAAGCTGCTGCCAATATAAGCACACTGTTATCAGACAATGCACACTGTCCCGTTTACATGAAAGGCCCTGGTTTCTTACCATGTCTTGAACAGGCTTTGACGGGTCTTGAGGTCAGCCCACCTCTCTCCGCTCGCACACGCAGCAtaacacattcatgcacatgCTCAGGTTTGGAGAAATTGATGATACAGGAACTGAAAGATTTCTGGGTGCAGGTTTGTATATCTTTCCACTCACTGGTGCCAAACCTGACGACAAGGAACAGACACAGGCGATTTACAACAGTCCAGAATCTGTGATAATGTCATTAACCTGTATTTAGAGTATGAAACACATTAGGGCTGCATCTAACAATCAtcttcattatcaattaatttgcagattattttctcaattaattatatttgtctataaaacgacaaaatagtgaaaatccCATTTTAACTTTCCACAGCCTAAggaatgtcttcaaatgtcttggcTTGTtcaaacaacagtccaaaacccaaagttatCTCCTTTACTATCACGTATGACTAAGAAAAcgatcaaatcctcacatttgagaagctgaaaccagcacattttgcttaaaaataaataaataaataaataaataaataaatggcagaaacaattattcaattatctAAATAGTTTCTGACAAATGTTCTGTCATTTCTGACTATTCTAATAATTGACTTATTGTTGCAGCGCTAAGACACATTTCATGCATTAAAttgaaatacagtgtgttttactAGCCAAAATACCAGAGCTGAGCTGTGTTGGcacaaaaatatctaaaagaTACTTACtctgagcaaaaataaaaacactaaagagGAGGATGATCATGCAATAATTGTCTGACATCTTGTGCAGGTCAGTCGGATCATGTCAACATTTGGATTCATATAAAAGTACATAACCATCAGACCTCACCTGCGGTACTCAGCGGTGTAGGTGACATTTCTCTCCTCGGTGGCAGGAGTCCATATCAGGAGCTGCTCATCAAAATGGATGTTCTGTGGTGGCTCCAGCATCACTTCAGACAGTACTGGAACTGATGGGAATGGACAGACCAGTGAATGAGACAATGTAtttgtacttgtcttgttagaacttagtgctgcatttgataccactgaccatcatatcctattacagagactggaaccGCTCTGAGCAGGTTTATTTCCTATttatcagactgatgtcagtttgtgcatgttaacgataaatcctccatatactaAATGTTAGTCACGGatttccacaaggttctgtggAACTCCAGAACCTGCTATTCACCTGATATAGAGGTGAATAGAACTGCCATTCACCTTTATAATCAGACGAATACAACTGCTTGGACCAGTTgtattcaccttatatatgcttcatTTAGGCAATaatattaggaaacactccataaatttACATTGTTATactgatgatacccaattgtatttgtcaatgaagcctgatgaaaccaatcagttagctaaacttcaagcttgccgtaaggacataaagacctggatgaccagcagttttctgctgttaaactcagatagaactgaagttattgtacttggtcccaaacacctcagaaacacattatctaatgatatttAGATGGCACTGCCATGGCCTTCAGtaccactgttaggaatcttggagttctttttgatcaggatatgtcctttcagctgtcacataaaacaaacttcaagtactgccttttttcacctatgtaacattgcaaaaatcgggcacatcctgtctcaaaaagatgtagaaaatgcaggtatttctgctgctgctgctacagagACTGGATCTGTTTCTGAGAACCActtactgcccccatgatcctgctcatcacccactgcttcaaatattacgATTATCAACTAATGattatatttatagttttattattattattattcacccttttattataattagtagtttaattgaattgaatgtttGACACTTTATCCAAGAGTTCAAGCAACAGTCTTTTataggcttttatttttaacaactATCACTAATATTGTTTGATGGCAAGAGGATCCTctgtttgcatttcttttaaaGGTTTGACCATTTCCAATCCACTTTATCATCCTCTAACCCTAAAgctattcaaataaaatgtaagcCTTTTAACTGGCTCTAACGCAGTGCTGCAGGAATGAGTCCTAAAATCTGCAAATAAGTTCgcttttttgcaaaaatgctaaCTTCGTCCCAAAGTCAGTGGGTCTTTTGAATGGGTTTTTGGTTGGATGCCTGAAATAAGGTCTTTAAGCTTTtacatatctttaaaaaaaaaaggcggtTGCTAACAATTGGCTGAATGAGAGTACAGAGGTTGTCAAGGACATTAAACTTTATCGCACCgaacacaaaaaccaaaccactcACCAGTCGACCTTTACAGCCTTGTGTGTTTATACTCACGCTTTTGCAAACTATTACTAACCTTTTTAAAAGGAAAGGTTTCTGTAAAAGGAGATAAGCGCACTAAATCAAATTACAAGTTGGAAGCTTAGTGGTGATGAAGCGGAAGTCATGCGACTGTTGTGTGGTTTGATTATAGCCTAACATGAGCTTTTTACTTCTGGCAATTGTATTTAGccttcaaaaatcttaaaagtggTATCTGATCAAAATGAGTAAGTAACATACTTTTGTCTGTCACAGagattattttctgaaataatcCAGGAGCCAATGGAAAATCCCGTAACTTTTTTGTCAAGGGAACCAGGGCGATACCAACTTTTGGGTTGACCTACAAAAATATGTCATCCCTGCAGCACTCTGTAGGGCCATTGCCTTCACAagatgcaataaataaataaataaataaataaacccaaatattttattggttttattaaaTTAGACATAAAAATGGGAGTGTAATTTGTTCAAACAGTAAATGAGAAGGTCAATCATCACAGTCTCCTTCCTACAAGCACAGTGAGCGGCCAGTTAGGAGCGAAAATAAGTTAGTTGCTGttaatgtaccttttttttggtGTAGTTTTGAGCACTGTGACGGATGATTCAAATTAAGATTAGGTGACCGCGTACAGTTCGCTGCTCCTTAAAAAAAGCTGTCATACTTCGCAACAGAAGACGTGCAATTCGATTTGAAGTAAGCTTGACATGTTTGGGCCAATTAATAACAACTTCAATTAAAATCTAATGTTGCTCACATCTATCGCTTACAAAGTTCACAAGGACATTTAAAGACGACCAGTATCATTAGTTTTGGTACTAAACCATCAACCATCCACCATAAGGCTACAATTAAGGGAAAAGAAATACTGACCAGTCTAAAGGTTGAGTTGGTTTTGATAACGTT
This window contains:
- the ifngr2 gene encoding interferon gamma receptor 2, whose translation is MLLILLCIQAVVQVPVLSEVMLEPPQNIHFDEQLLIWTPATEERNVTYTAEYRRFGTSEWKDIQTCTQKSFSSCIINFSKPEHVHECVMLRVRAERGGLTSRPVKACSRHGSLCTPEVSLTARPGSLTVYLSRNHGLAVEHEDHVKHRVYYGKEGESQQKYKDAASSVSIHELEEGQRYCTKVQYIHYNKPVGPESCTQCEVIPKTRHEPKQTVVIVAVLVIVALVILMYAIAYILIVQCGRIKQWLQPPCEIPDHFLLEPFPEHQVCSSSGSPSEGHLDVISSIS